The Rhododendron vialii isolate Sample 1 chromosome 5a, ASM3025357v1 genome contains a region encoding:
- the LOC131327006 gene encoding putative serine/threonine-protein kinase isoform X2 has protein sequence MGIQISNPQTKHISNKCMKFSLPCSKFLRCFSPSDTLIPNRSLDGEGGDEDFRVFAYNELKAASQSFHPSNKIGEGGFGSVYKGRLRDGTFVAIKVLAVELESMRGEREFIAELAALSNIKHENLVKLRGCCVHGAERFLVYDHMENNSLSHTFLGKVQTRVKFSWAQRRDVSLGVARGLTYLHEEVKPRIIHRDIKASNILLDQHFTPKVADFGLSKLFGDDASYVSTRVAGTLGYLAPEYAVSGHLSRKSDVYSFGVLLMEIVSGRPVMNFDVRFGEHYLVDQAWEMYRANTLAVLVDPVLNGNFPAEEAVRFLKVGLLCVQEMAKKRPAMSEVLKMLTDETDTSNVEISQPGLIPDLMDVKIRSRRHSELFSKGSTSVSTMSPGSSYT, from the exons ATGGGAATTCAGATTTCAAACCCCCAAACCAAACACATATCAAATAAATGCATGAAGTTTTCTCTCCCTTGCTCAAAGTTTTTACGCTGCTTCTCTCCATCAGATACCCTGATTCCAAATAGAAGCCTTGACG GTGAAGGAGGTGATGAGGATTTCCGTGTATTTGCTTACAATGAATTGAAAGCCGCCTCTCAGTCTTTTCACCCCTCAAACAAGATTGGTGAGGGAGGGTTTGGTTCTGTCTACAAG GGCCGGCTTAGAGACGGGACGTTTGTGGCCATAAAAGTGCTTGCTGTTGAGCTTGAATCAATGAGAGGGGAGAGGGAATTCATAGCTGAATTAGCTGCACTGTCCAATATCAAACACGAAAATCTTGTTAAGCTCAGAGGGTGTTGTGTGCATGGAGCTGAGAGGTTTTTGGTTTATGACCACATGGAAAACAATAGCCTCTCCCACACCTTTCTTGGTAA AGTGCAAACTAGGGTTAAATTCAGTTGGGCGCAGAGGAGGGATGTCTCATTAGGTGTTGCGCGCGGACTAACCTATCTCCATGAGGAAGTTAAACCCCGGATCATACACCGGGATATAAAGGCGAGCAATATACTTCTTGATCAGCATTTCACCCCTAAAGTTGCAGATTTTGGTCTGTCCAAGCTGTTTGGAGATGATGCTTCTTACGTTAGCACTCGCGTTGCTGGGACATT AGGCTATCTTGCTCCTGAATACGCCGTTAGTGGACATTTATCACGGAAATCAGATGTTTACAGCTTTGGTGTGCTACTAATGGAAATTGTCAGCGGTCGGCCAGTCATGAATTTCGATGTACGATTTGGAGAGCACTACCTAGTTGATCAG GCATGGGAAATGTATAGGGCAAATACCCTTGCGGTACTGGTGGATCCTGTGCTAAATGGCAACTTCCCAGCAGAGGAAGCTGTCCGATTCTTGAAGGTGGGCCTTCTCTGTGTTCAAGAAATGGCTAAAAAACGTCCTGCAATGTCCGAGGTACTCAAGATGTTAACCGATGAGACTGACACGAGCAATGTCGAGATTTCACAACCTGGACTCATCCCCGATCTCATGGATGTCAAAATACGCAGCCGCAGGCATTCGGAGCTTTTCTCCAAAGGTTCCACCAGTGTTAGCACAATGAGCCCCGGCAGCAGCTATACCTAA
- the LOC131327006 gene encoding putative serine/threonine-protein kinase isoform X1, with the protein MGIQISNPQTKHISNKCMKFSLPCSKFLRCFSPSDTLIPNRSLDGEGGDEDFRVFAYNELKAASQSFHPSNKIGEGGFGSVYKGRLRDGTFVAIKVLAVELESMRGEREFIAELAALSNIKHENLVKLRGCCVHGAERFLVYDHMENNSLSHTFLGRVQTRVKFSWAQRRDVSLGVARGLTYLHEEVKPRIIHRDIKASNILLDQHFTPKVADFGLSKLFGDDASYVSTRVAGTLGYLAPEYAVSGHLSRKSDVYSFGVLLMEIVSGRPVMNFDVRFGEHYLVDQAWEMYRANTLAVLVDPVLNGNFPAEEAVRFLKVGLLCVQEMAKKRPAMSEVLKMLTDETDTSNVEISQPGLIPDLMDVKIRSRRHSELFSKGSTSVSTMSPGSSYT; encoded by the exons ATGGGAATTCAGATTTCAAACCCCCAAACCAAACACATATCAAATAAATGCATGAAGTTTTCTCTCCCTTGCTCAAAGTTTTTACGCTGCTTCTCTCCATCAGATACCCTGATTCCAAATAGAAGCCTTGACG GTGAAGGAGGTGATGAGGATTTCCGTGTATTTGCTTACAATGAATTGAAAGCCGCCTCTCAGTCTTTTCACCCCTCAAACAAGATTGGTGAGGGAGGGTTTGGTTCTGTCTACAAG GGCCGGCTTAGAGACGGGACGTTTGTGGCCATAAAAGTGCTTGCTGTTGAGCTTGAATCAATGAGAGGGGAGAGGGAATTCATAGCTGAATTAGCTGCACTGTCCAATATCAAACACGAAAATCTTGTTAAGCTCAGAGGGTGTTGTGTGCATGGAGCTGAGAGGTTTTTGGTTTATGACCACATGGAAAACAATAGCCTCTCCCACACCTTTCTTG GCAGAGTGCAAACTAGGGTTAAATTCAGTTGGGCGCAGAGGAGGGATGTCTCATTAGGTGTTGCGCGCGGACTAACCTATCTCCATGAGGAAGTTAAACCCCGGATCATACACCGGGATATAAAGGCGAGCAATATACTTCTTGATCAGCATTTCACCCCTAAAGTTGCAGATTTTGGTCTGTCCAAGCTGTTTGGAGATGATGCTTCTTACGTTAGCACTCGCGTTGCTGGGACATT AGGCTATCTTGCTCCTGAATACGCCGTTAGTGGACATTTATCACGGAAATCAGATGTTTACAGCTTTGGTGTGCTACTAATGGAAATTGTCAGCGGTCGGCCAGTCATGAATTTCGATGTACGATTTGGAGAGCACTACCTAGTTGATCAG GCATGGGAAATGTATAGGGCAAATACCCTTGCGGTACTGGTGGATCCTGTGCTAAATGGCAACTTCCCAGCAGAGGAAGCTGTCCGATTCTTGAAGGTGGGCCTTCTCTGTGTTCAAGAAATGGCTAAAAAACGTCCTGCAATGTCCGAGGTACTCAAGATGTTAACCGATGAGACTGACACGAGCAATGTCGAGATTTCACAACCTGGACTCATCCCCGATCTCATGGATGTCAAAATACGCAGCCGCAGGCATTCGGAGCTTTTCTCCAAAGGTTCCACCAGTGTTAGCACAATGAGCCCCGGCAGCAGCTATACCTAA
- the LOC131327061 gene encoding probable E3 ubiquitin-protein ligase LOG2, translated as MGNIGSSNINGRRRNGSRRSHPPPPPPQPPQPEISPNQYVFAAQTPYPAQYQNPNPHPYYHYPGYYPPALPAPPLPAPYDHHHRPPPPPPPPHMYPCGPAMPPPLPYVEHQKAVTIRNDVNLKKESLRVEPDEENPGRFLVSFTFDATVAGSITIMFFAKEGEDCGLTSTKENMLTPLTVPFEQGLGQKFRQPCGTGIDFSMFEGTELLKEGEMEVYPLAVKAEAIPVSPNGSADGNPEGGASNSQITKAVFEKEKGEYQVRVVKQILWVNGIRYELQEIYGIGNSVDNDFDGNDPGKECVICLSEPRDTTVLPCRHMCMCSGCAKLLRFQTNRCPICRQPVERLLEIKVNTGSDD; from the exons ATGGGTAACATCGGAAGTAGCAACATAAACGGCCGCCGGAGGAACGGAAGCCGGAGGAGCcacccgccgccgccgccaccgcaACCCCCTCAGCCCGAAATCTCGCCGAACCAATACGTGTTCGCGGCCCAAACCCCTTACCCTGCCCAataccaaaaccctaacccccaTCCGTACTACCATTACCCGGGTTACTACCCGCCCGCTTTGCCGGCTCCGCCTTTGCCCGCACCTTATGATCACCACCACcgtccgccgccgccgcctccacCGCCCCACATGTACCCGTGCGGGCCCGCGATGCCGCCGCCTCTGCCGTATGTAGAGCATCAGAAGGCGGTGACTATACGCAATGATGTGAATTTGAAGAAGGAGAGCTTGAGGGTGGAGCCGGATGAGGAGAACCCGGGGAGGTTCCTTGTTTCTTTCACGTTTGATGCCACCGTCGCTGGGAG CATTACGATTATGTTCTTTGCGAAAGAGGGTGAAGATTGTGGTCTTACTTCAACGAAGGAAAACATGCTCACACCTTTGACTGTGCCTTTCGAACAAGGTTTAGGCCAGAAGTTCAGACAACCTTGTGGGACCGGGATAGACTTCTCAATGTTTGAGGGGACAGAATTACTGAAAGAGGGTGAAATGGAAGTGTATCCTTTAGCCGTGAAGGCAGAGGCAATCCCAGTTAGTCCGAATGGATCAGCTGATGGAAACCCGGAGGGTGGAGCCAGTAACTCTCAAATAACAAAGGCAGTGTTTGAGAAGGAGAAAGGTGAGTACCAGGTGAGGGTGGTGAAGCAGATCTTATGGGTGAATGGGATCAGGTATGAGCTTCAGGAGATTTACGGGATTGGAAACTCGGTTGATAATGACTTTGATGGGAATGATCCGGGGAAAGAATGTGTTATTTGCCTATCAGAACCTAGGGACACGACTGTCCTTCCCTGCCGACACATG TGTATGTGCAGTGGATGTGCAAAGCTTCTGAGGTTCCAAACAAACCGGTGCCCTATATGCCGGCAGCCAGTTGAGAGGCTTCTGGAGATCAAGGTCAACACGGGGTCCGACGATTGA